A window of the Odocoileus virginianus isolate 20LAN1187 ecotype Illinois chromosome 20, Ovbor_1.2, whole genome shotgun sequence genome harbors these coding sequences:
- the TAF1C gene encoding TATA box-binding protein-associated factor RNA polymerase I subunit C isoform X1: protein MDFPSSLPPSLFMTGPLGQSDVPDLSFMCSWRDALTLPASSPQGSQDRAPHVAKDLLWEPDMPGPLPLLPPGPDPWDPGLTAKDLLFRGGYHFRRHPRAVLDVTEQVSRFLWNHGDIAFAPLGRLLLENFKLEGAHSRSKTKTVVSVKRLLQDLGGHQPWGCPWAYLSQRQRRFSILGAPILSTSVASLLGELLHEELALRWERLLLDDVCTGGALAWVPGRTPGAGQLVYPVGSTMDTLCFQKVSLTPETEPQVLRDPGRIQLRGPVRQVVTRSVQGEALLAVRSDHHCALWKVSTQGQPAPLQVVQVDKGATGISLSPHLPGEMVICSRSGAVCLWSTEDGLRQIYKDPETLVFRDPSPWRWADFTAHPRVLTVGDRTGVKMVDTQGPPGCGLLLFRGGAEASCQKGERVLLTQHLGDLGPESLHPMLHLVCTQFSVYLVDERLPLVPLFKWNHGLRSAPLLAQLLPPPRPGLPQPLLLAGQGGELQLLHLEGAGASMPRLAGLPQSLPTRSDSLSAFPLLEPKSHRRLQERLKAPTIGLAAVIPPPASTPVLSLFQLSAAGDVFYQRLHLQTDPGPNAHAPAASWTPQATACCSWWLEALLAVPLAPPVWAAPTFSHRRLLGGFEPQKMEGPVPEGLRRAMAQGRLLQQRDLGLLPPEERPPAPEPGPEDELSERLEAAWEFGAAAWWERRRGGRAGPGKQPKRQKRRTQLSSTFSSLSGRVDLSDAASPPPSPDRTVPEARPQPPRTPPSQELTQEPWAQGVPSERQQTLRDYMAELPLHADTPGGASTLSSQTPSVRATPSGQHAPQDGTFQQLPRGDTPEGATLPSSQTPSVRATPSRQHTPRDGMVQQLPRGDTPEGATPPSSQTPSILATRSGSQRLRKKPRMGF from the exons ATGGActtccccagctccctcccaccctcgTTGTTCATGACTGGCCCCCTTGGCCAGAGTGATGTCCCTGACCTGTCGTTCATGTGCAGCTGGAGAGATGCGCTGACCCTGCCAGCATCCTCGCCCCAAGGCTCTCAG GACAGGGCGCCACACGTGGCCAAGGACCTGCTCTGGGAGCCGGACATGCCCGGGCCCCTGCCCTTGCTGCCTCCTGGCCCCG ATCCCTGGGACCCCGGCCTGACTGCCAAAGATCTGCTTTTCCGGGGAGGCTACCACTTCCGGAGACATCCCCGAGCCGTGCTGGATGTTACTGAGCAG GTCAGCCGGTTCTTGTGGAACCACGGAGACATAGCCTTTGCACCCCTGGGGAGGCTATTGCTGGAGAATTTCAAACTGGAAGGAGCACAT AGCCGCTCTAAGACGAAGACAGTGGTCAGTGTGAAGAGGCTACTCCAGGACCTCGGTGGACACCAGCCCTGGGG CTGTCCCTGGGCTTACCTCAGCCAGCGCCAGCGCCGGTTCTCCATCCTTGGGGCCCCGATCCTGAGCACGTCGGTGGCGAGCCTCCTGGGAGAGCTGCTGCATGAGGAGCTGGCCCTGCGCTGGGAGCGGCTGCTCCTGGATGATGTCTGCACTGGGGGCGCGCTGGCTTGGGTGCCCGGCAGGACCCCCGGGGCCGGGCAGCTGGTCTACCCCGTGGGCAGCACCATGGACACACTGT GTTTCCAGAAGGTCAGTCTCACCCCAGAGACCGAGCCCCAGGTTCTCAGAGACCCTGGCCGTATCCAGCTCCGGGGACCTGTCCGGCAGGTGGTGACCCGCAGCGTGCAGGGAGAAG ctctGCTGGCTGTCCGCTCTGACCACCACTGTGCCCTGTGGAAGGTCAGTACGCAGGGGCAGCCAGCCCCTCTCCAGGTGGTGCAGGTGGACAAGGGGGCCACAGGGATCAGCCTCAG CCCTCACCTGCCCGGAGAGATGGTCATCTGCAGCCGTTCCGGAGCCGTCTGTCTGTGGAGCACCGAAGATGG GCTGCGGCAAATCTACAAGGACCCTGAGACCCTGGTGTTCCGGGACCCTTCTCCCTGGCGCTGGGCAGACTTCACCGCCCACCCTCGAGTGCTGACAGTGGGTGACCGCACCGGAGTGAAGATGGTGGATACTCAG GGCCCGCCAGGCTGTGGTCTGCTGCTCTTTCGTGGAGGGGCAGAGGCGTCATGCCAGAAAGGAGAGCGGGTCCTGCTTACCCAGCACCTGGGGGATCTTGGCCCCGAGTCTCTGCACCCCATGCTCCACCTCGTCTGCACCCAG TTCTCCGTCTACCTGGTGGATGAGCGCCTCCCCTTGGTGCCCTTGTTCAAGTGGAACCATGGCCTCCGCTCTGCACCTCTGCTGGCCCAGCTGCTGCCCCCGCCGCGCCCGGGCCTCCCCCAGCCGCTGCTCCTGGCTGGCCAGGGCGGAGAGCTACAGCTGCTGCACCTCGAAG GAGCGGGGGCCTCCATGCCCCGGCTGGCAGGGCTCCCCCAGTCTCTCCCCACCAGGAGCGACTCCCTCTCTGCCTTCCCCCTGCTGGAGCCCAAGAGTCACCGGAGGCTACAGGAGCGTCTGAAAGCGCCCACCATAG GTCTGGCCGCTGTCATCCCACCCCCCGCCTCCACACCAGTGCTGTCGCTCTTCCAGCTTTCCGCAGCCGGAGACGTCTTCTACCAGCGTCTCCACCTCCAGACAGACCCCGGGCCCAACGCTCATGCCCCCGCAGCTTCCTGGACACCCCAGGCCACTGCCTGCTGCAGCTGGTGGCTGGAGGCCCTGCTGGCGGTGCCCCTGGCTCCCCCAGTGTGGGCAGCACCCACCTTCTCCCACCGCCGGCTGCTGGGCGGCTTCGAGCCTCAGAAGATGGAGGGGCCGGTGCCCGAGGGTCTCCGCAGGGCCATGGCCCAGGGGCGGCTGCTGCAGCAGAGGGACCTGGGCTTGCTCCCCCCGGAGGAGCGGCCCCCTGCCCCCGAGCCTGGCCCCGAGGATGAGCTCAGCGAGCGTCTGGAGGCAGCCTGGGAGTTCGGGGCGGCGGCCTGGTGGGAGAGGCGGCGGGGCGGCCGCGCGGGGCCTGGGAAGCAGCCCAAGCGGCAGAAGCGGCGGACTCAGCTGTCGAGCACCTTCTCCTCCCTCAGTGGCCGCGTGGACCTCTCGGATGCTGCCAGCCCCCCGCCCAGCCCAGACCGCACGGTGCCCGAGGCCAGGCCCCAGCCCCCAAGGACCCCGCCCTCCCAGGAGCTTACCCAGGAGCCCTGGGCCCAGGGCGTCCCCTCGGAGCGGCAGCAGACCCTCCGGGACTACATGGCTGAGCTGCCGCTCCACGCAGACACCCCAGGAGGGGCCTCTACACTCTCCTCCCAGACCCCCAGCGTCCGGGCCACACCCTCAGGGCAGCATGCCCCCCAGGACGGCACGTTCCAGCAGCTGCCCCGAGGGGACACCCCAGAGGGCGctaccctcccctcctcccagaccCCCAGCGTCCGGGCCACACCCTCCAGGCAGCACACCCCCCGGGACGGCATGGTCCAGCAGCTGCCCCGAGGGGACACCCCAGAGGGCGCCACCCCGCCTTCCTCCCAGACCCCCAGCATCCTGGCCACACGCTCTGGCTCTCAGCGGCTCCGGAAGAAGCCCCGCATGGGCTTCTGA
- the TAF1C gene encoding TATA box-binding protein-associated factor RNA polymerase I subunit C isoform X2: MPVPINICFCPPQCTDEPHFLIQTPAVLAVEGKRTFLGRLFPGGSNVVYDSRERPLIPGRGLVAFLRHQQKSQEGCPWAYLSQRQRRFSILGAPILSTSVASLLGELLHEELALRWERLLLDDVCTGGALAWVPGRTPGAGQLVYPVGSTMDTLCFQKVSLTPETEPQVLRDPGRIQLRGPVRQVVTRSVQGEALLAVRSDHHCALWKVSTQGQPAPLQVVQVDKGATGISLSPHLPGEMVICSRSGAVCLWSTEDGLRQIYKDPETLVFRDPSPWRWADFTAHPRVLTVGDRTGVKMVDTQGPPGCGLLLFRGGAEASCQKGERVLLTQHLGDLGPESLHPMLHLVCTQFSVYLVDERLPLVPLFKWNHGLRSAPLLAQLLPPPRPGLPQPLLLAGQGGELQLLHLEGAGASMPRLAGLPQSLPTRSDSLSAFPLLEPKSHRRLQERLKAPTIGLAAVIPPPASTPVLSLFQLSAAGDVFYQRLHLQTDPGPNAHAPAASWTPQATACCSWWLEALLAVPLAPPVWAAPTFSHRRLLGGFEPQKMEGPVPEGLRRAMAQGRLLQQRDLGLLPPEERPPAPEPGPEDELSERLEAAWEFGAAAWWERRRGGRAGPGKQPKRQKRRTQLSSTFSSLSGRVDLSDAASPPPSPDRTVPEARPQPPRTPPSQELTQEPWAQGVPSERQQTLRDYMAELPLHADTPGGASTLSSQTPSVRATPSGQHAPQDGTFQQLPRGDTPEGATLPSSQTPSVRATPSRQHTPRDGMVQQLPRGDTPEGATPPSSQTPSILATRSGSQRLRKKPRMGF, from the exons ATGCCAGTTCCCATCAACATTTGCTTCTGCCCTCCCCAGTGCACGGATGAGCCACACTTCCTCATCCAAACCCCAGCTGTGCTAGCAGTGGAGGGGAAAAGGACG TTCCTAGGCAGACTGTTTCCAGGTGGCAGCAACGTGGTTTATGATTCCAGGGAGAGGCCACTGATTCCAGGGAGAGGGCTAGTGGCCTTCCTGAGGCACCAGCAGAAGTCCCAGGAAGG CTGTCCCTGGGCTTACCTCAGCCAGCGCCAGCGCCGGTTCTCCATCCTTGGGGCCCCGATCCTGAGCACGTCGGTGGCGAGCCTCCTGGGAGAGCTGCTGCATGAGGAGCTGGCCCTGCGCTGGGAGCGGCTGCTCCTGGATGATGTCTGCACTGGGGGCGCGCTGGCTTGGGTGCCCGGCAGGACCCCCGGGGCCGGGCAGCTGGTCTACCCCGTGGGCAGCACCATGGACACACTGT GTTTCCAGAAGGTCAGTCTCACCCCAGAGACCGAGCCCCAGGTTCTCAGAGACCCTGGCCGTATCCAGCTCCGGGGACCTGTCCGGCAGGTGGTGACCCGCAGCGTGCAGGGAGAAG ctctGCTGGCTGTCCGCTCTGACCACCACTGTGCCCTGTGGAAGGTCAGTACGCAGGGGCAGCCAGCCCCTCTCCAGGTGGTGCAGGTGGACAAGGGGGCCACAGGGATCAGCCTCAG CCCTCACCTGCCCGGAGAGATGGTCATCTGCAGCCGTTCCGGAGCCGTCTGTCTGTGGAGCACCGAAGATGG GCTGCGGCAAATCTACAAGGACCCTGAGACCCTGGTGTTCCGGGACCCTTCTCCCTGGCGCTGGGCAGACTTCACCGCCCACCCTCGAGTGCTGACAGTGGGTGACCGCACCGGAGTGAAGATGGTGGATACTCAG GGCCCGCCAGGCTGTGGTCTGCTGCTCTTTCGTGGAGGGGCAGAGGCGTCATGCCAGAAAGGAGAGCGGGTCCTGCTTACCCAGCACCTGGGGGATCTTGGCCCCGAGTCTCTGCACCCCATGCTCCACCTCGTCTGCACCCAG TTCTCCGTCTACCTGGTGGATGAGCGCCTCCCCTTGGTGCCCTTGTTCAAGTGGAACCATGGCCTCCGCTCTGCACCTCTGCTGGCCCAGCTGCTGCCCCCGCCGCGCCCGGGCCTCCCCCAGCCGCTGCTCCTGGCTGGCCAGGGCGGAGAGCTACAGCTGCTGCACCTCGAAG GAGCGGGGGCCTCCATGCCCCGGCTGGCAGGGCTCCCCCAGTCTCTCCCCACCAGGAGCGACTCCCTCTCTGCCTTCCCCCTGCTGGAGCCCAAGAGTCACCGGAGGCTACAGGAGCGTCTGAAAGCGCCCACCATAG GTCTGGCCGCTGTCATCCCACCCCCCGCCTCCACACCAGTGCTGTCGCTCTTCCAGCTTTCCGCAGCCGGAGACGTCTTCTACCAGCGTCTCCACCTCCAGACAGACCCCGGGCCCAACGCTCATGCCCCCGCAGCTTCCTGGACACCCCAGGCCACTGCCTGCTGCAGCTGGTGGCTGGAGGCCCTGCTGGCGGTGCCCCTGGCTCCCCCAGTGTGGGCAGCACCCACCTTCTCCCACCGCCGGCTGCTGGGCGGCTTCGAGCCTCAGAAGATGGAGGGGCCGGTGCCCGAGGGTCTCCGCAGGGCCATGGCCCAGGGGCGGCTGCTGCAGCAGAGGGACCTGGGCTTGCTCCCCCCGGAGGAGCGGCCCCCTGCCCCCGAGCCTGGCCCCGAGGATGAGCTCAGCGAGCGTCTGGAGGCAGCCTGGGAGTTCGGGGCGGCGGCCTGGTGGGAGAGGCGGCGGGGCGGCCGCGCGGGGCCTGGGAAGCAGCCCAAGCGGCAGAAGCGGCGGACTCAGCTGTCGAGCACCTTCTCCTCCCTCAGTGGCCGCGTGGACCTCTCGGATGCTGCCAGCCCCCCGCCCAGCCCAGACCGCACGGTGCCCGAGGCCAGGCCCCAGCCCCCAAGGACCCCGCCCTCCCAGGAGCTTACCCAGGAGCCCTGGGCCCAGGGCGTCCCCTCGGAGCGGCAGCAGACCCTCCGGGACTACATGGCTGAGCTGCCGCTCCACGCAGACACCCCAGGAGGGGCCTCTACACTCTCCTCCCAGACCCCCAGCGTCCGGGCCACACCCTCAGGGCAGCATGCCCCCCAGGACGGCACGTTCCAGCAGCTGCCCCGAGGGGACACCCCAGAGGGCGctaccctcccctcctcccagaccCCCAGCGTCCGGGCCACACCCTCCAGGCAGCACACCCCCCGGGACGGCATGGTCCAGCAGCTGCCCCGAGGGGACACCCCAGAGGGCGCCACCCCGCCTTCCTCCCAGACCCCCAGCATCCTGGCCACACGCTCTGGCTCTCAGCGGCTCCGGAAGAAGCCCCGCATGGGCTTCTGA